Proteins encoded in a region of the Marinococcus sp. PL1-022 genome:
- the mntR gene encoding transcriptional regulator MntR, whose product MPTPSMEDYLERIYQLIESKGYARVSDIAETLEVHPSSVTKMVQKLDKMEYLIYERYRGLVLTSKGNKIGKRLVYRHELLEKFLHIIGVEEDKIYADVEGIEHHLSWDAIDRIGDVLQYFEEDDERVQSLRDIQRSYE is encoded by the coding sequence ATGCCGACTCCTAGTATGGAAGATTATTTAGAGCGGATTTATCAACTGATTGAATCGAAAGGGTATGCGCGGGTCTCAGATATTGCAGAAACGCTCGAGGTGCATCCTTCTTCGGTAACAAAAATGGTTCAAAAACTCGATAAAATGGAATATCTGATTTATGAACGGTATCGGGGACTTGTACTGACTTCAAAAGGAAATAAAATAGGCAAGCGCCTGGTTTACAGGCACGAGCTGCTTGAGAAGTTTTTACATATTATCGGGGTGGAGGAAGATAAAATATATGCCGATGTGGAAGGAATTGAACATCACCTCAGCTGGGATGCGATCGACCGCATCGGGGACGTTCTTCAGTATTTTGAAGAGGATGACGAACGTGTGCAGTCGCTGCGCGATATTCAGCGTTCGTACGAATAA
- a CDS encoding biotin/lipoate A/B protein ligase family protein: MAKDTWLFIDSGNQSPAYNMALDEKLLQWHSEGQIPPVIRFYGWNPPTLSVGYFQKAKKDIDMDAVEKHGVGFVRRPTGGRAVLHDQELTYSIIVSEDHPEMPETVTEAYRVLSEGILQGFLKLGLDAYFSVPKTKEEEDSLKNPRSANCFDASSWYELVVEDRKIAGSAQTRQRGVILQHGSIILDLDEDKLFDLFKYPSERVRERMQKSFKNKAVAINELTDTPFTLADLRAAFKEGFADGLNAGLEEYQLTTAQEQEVQELAAERYQAEEWNFRR, encoded by the coding sequence ATGGCAAAAGATACTTGGCTTTTTATAGATTCGGGTAATCAGTCACCGGCCTACAACATGGCACTTGATGAAAAGCTCCTGCAGTGGCACAGCGAAGGGCAGATTCCTCCGGTGATAAGGTTTTACGGATGGAATCCGCCGACACTGTCGGTCGGCTATTTCCAAAAGGCGAAAAAAGACATTGATATGGACGCGGTGGAAAAGCACGGTGTAGGCTTTGTGCGCCGGCCGACGGGAGGCCGGGCTGTTCTGCATGATCAGGAGCTGACCTACAGCATTATTGTGTCAGAAGATCATCCGGAAATGCCGGAAACGGTGACTGAAGCCTACCGCGTGCTTTCGGAAGGGATTCTGCAGGGGTTTTTAAAGCTTGGTCTGGATGCTTATTTTTCCGTGCCGAAAACGAAGGAGGAAGAGGATTCATTGAAAAATCCCCGTTCGGCTAACTGTTTTGACGCCTCATCCTGGTATGAGCTGGTCGTAGAGGACCGGAAAATTGCAGGAAGCGCCCAGACAAGACAGCGCGGCGTCATTCTTCAGCATGGCTCGATTATTCTGGATCTTGATGAGGATAAATTGTTCGATTTGTTTAAATACCCGAGCGAGCGAGTGCGGGAGAGGATGCAGAAATCATTTAAAAACAAAGCTGTAGCCATTAATGAGCTGACAGACACCCCGTTTACACTGGCCGATCTGCGCGCAGCATTTAAGGAAGGATTTGCCGACGGTCTGAATGCCGGCCTGGAAGAATATCAGCTGACCACTGCCCAGGAACAAGAGGTGCAGGAGCTGGCTGCTGAGCGCTATCAGGCAGAGGAATGGAATTTCAGGCGCTGA
- the efp gene encoding elongation factor P: MVSVNDFKTGLTIETDGDIWTVVEFQHVKPGKGAAFVRSKLRSLRTGNIQEKTFRAGEKVNNAHIERRKMQYLYASGDVHTFMDMETFDQMELTSEQLKYELNFLKENMEVSITSYGTETLGVEVPNMVELEVKETDPSIKGNTQSGGSKPAVMETGYRLQVPIFIEEGERIVVDTRTGAYASRA; encoded by the coding sequence ATGGTTTCAGTTAACGATTTTAAAACAGGACTCACCATTGAAACAGACGGCGATATCTGGACAGTTGTCGAATTCCAGCACGTAAAGCCTGGAAAAGGGGCAGCATTTGTCCGCTCGAAGCTTCGCAGTCTGCGTACGGGTAACATCCAGGAAAAAACTTTTCGTGCTGGTGAAAAAGTAAATAATGCACATATCGAACGCCGGAAAATGCAGTACCTGTATGCAAGCGGTGATGTGCATACATTTATGGACATGGAAACGTTTGATCAAATGGAGCTGACAAGCGAGCAGCTGAAATATGAATTAAACTTTCTAAAAGAAAACATGGAAGTATCCATTACCAGTTATGGTACAGAAACGCTTGGTGTTGAAGTACCTAACATGGTAGAGCTCGAAGTTAAAGAAACAGATCCGAGCATTAAAGGAAACACCCAGTCCGGAGGATCCAAGCCGGCAGTGATGGAGACCGGCTACCGTCTGCAGGTTCCTATTTTTATTGAAGAAGGCGAGCGGATCGTCGTCGATACAAGGACTGGGGCATACGCCTCCCGTGCTTAA
- the dat gene encoding D-amino-acid transaminase has product MSYVMYNESIIPKEEAAISFEDRGYYFGDGIYEVIRVYNGKLFLQEGHLERFQDSASKLDLVVPYSPDTMKSLLRQLIDKNELTTGYIYFQLTRGVQARDHLYERGTAPVLTGFTKTAGVPFAKQTDGIDVYATDDIRWLRCDIKTINLLGNVLAKRAAEDHHCAEALQHRGDVITEGSSTNAFIVKNETIITHPQSNYILEGITKRYVLQLAKQLNIPVEQRPFTIKEAQEADEMFMTSTSIEIVPVRSVQGSFEAEYGDSPVTRELLGEFRREVELFEAGDTQPLVTYN; this is encoded by the coding sequence ATGAGCTATGTGATGTATAACGAATCCATCATTCCAAAAGAGGAAGCCGCTATTTCATTCGAAGACCGCGGGTATTATTTTGGCGACGGCATTTATGAAGTGATCCGGGTGTACAACGGGAAACTGTTCCTCCAGGAGGGTCATCTTGAGCGTTTTCAGGACAGCGCTTCTAAACTCGACCTGGTGGTTCCCTATTCCCCCGATACCATGAAATCGCTTCTCCGCCAGCTGATCGATAAAAACGAGCTTACCACGGGCTATATTTACTTTCAGCTGACCAGAGGGGTCCAGGCCCGGGATCATCTGTATGAACGCGGTACCGCCCCTGTGTTAACCGGCTTTACAAAGACGGCTGGGGTGCCGTTTGCTAAACAGACCGACGGTATTGATGTGTACGCCACTGATGACATCCGCTGGCTTCGCTGTGACATAAAAACCATTAATCTGCTCGGAAACGTGCTCGCTAAACGGGCTGCAGAAGACCACCACTGCGCCGAGGCGCTCCAGCACCGCGGGGACGTTATTACGGAGGGTTCTTCCACTAACGCCTTTATTGTTAAAAATGAAACAATTATTACCCACCCACAGAGCAACTATATTCTTGAAGGCATTACTAAGCGCTATGTGCTTCAGCTTGCAAAGCAGCTGAATATTCCCGTTGAACAACGTCCATTTACCATTAAGGAGGCCCAGGAGGCTGACGAAATGTTTATGACGAGCACTTCAATTGAAATCGTGCCTGTGCGATCCGTTCAGGGCTCCTTTGAAGCCGAGTACGGGGATTCTCCGGTGACGAGAGAACTTCTTGGAGAATTCCGCCGGGAGGTCGAACTATTCGAAGCAGGCGACACCCAGCCGCTTGTGACCTATAACTGA
- the xseB gene encoding exodeoxyribonuclease VII small subunit has product MLAEQEQSFEQAMEKLEQIVERLEEGEVPLEKAITMYQEGMTLSNTCHEKLQKVEKQMDEIVDENGEVTPLENEEPGE; this is encoded by the coding sequence ATCTTGGCAGAACAAGAACAATCATTTGAACAGGCAATGGAAAAGCTCGAGCAGATCGTAGAACGGCTTGAGGAAGGCGAAGTGCCTTTAGAAAAAGCGATCACGATGTATCAGGAGGGTATGACGCTTTCCAACACGTGTCACGAAAAGCTGCAGAAGGTTGAAAAACAGATGGACGAAATTGTGGACGAAAATGGAGAGGTAACACCGCTTGAAAACGAGGAGCCGGGCGAATGA
- a CDS encoding aminopeptidase P family protein — protein sequence MHEITARIREDLEHKKLDALVIQSPYNRRYVSGFTGSAGTLIITKKSARLITDFRYVEQANDEALDFDVIEQKGSAWDMVEEIAQKEEVSSIGFEKQHVTYAQFEDMREKLSGSLSPVSGIVEKLRVYKSKEEVEKLQTAVNIAEDAFEHIKSIIAPNMTELDVSNELEFYMRKNGAAGSSFDIIVASGWRGALPHGIASDKVIEDGELVTLDFGAYVDGYCSDITRTLAVGEPIDDMKKIYQTVYEAQMKAVEQVGPGMTGKEADAIAREHINKEGFGDRFGHSLGHGLGMEVHEQPGVSPKSDVELEPGMVITIEPGIYVPELGGVRIEDDVLITETGSRKLSYSAKELTIVGN from the coding sequence ATGCATGAGATCACAGCACGTATTCGGGAAGACCTTGAGCATAAAAAGCTTGATGCACTTGTCATACAAAGTCCCTACAACCGCCGTTATGTGAGCGGTTTTACCGGTTCGGCAGGTACGCTGATTATCACTAAAAAATCGGCACGGCTGATTACAGATTTTCGTTATGTCGAACAGGCTAATGACGAAGCCCTTGATTTCGACGTAATCGAGCAGAAGGGTTCGGCATGGGATATGGTCGAAGAGATTGCCCAAAAAGAAGAAGTGAGTTCTATTGGATTTGAAAAGCAGCATGTAACCTATGCGCAGTTTGAAGATATGAGAGAAAAATTGAGCGGATCTCTTTCTCCGGTATCAGGCATCGTGGAGAAGCTTCGGGTTTATAAATCAAAAGAAGAAGTGGAAAAGCTGCAGACAGCGGTCAATATCGCTGAAGATGCGTTTGAACACATTAAATCGATCATTGCTCCAAACATGACCGAGCTCGATGTCAGCAATGAACTGGAGTTTTATATGAGAAAAAACGGAGCAGCAGGATCTTCGTTTGATATTATCGTTGCTTCGGGATGGAGAGGTGCTCTTCCTCACGGTATCGCTTCCGATAAAGTGATAGAAGACGGGGAGCTGGTGACGCTTGACTTCGGGGCCTATGTGGACGGCTACTGCTCGGACATTACAAGAACGCTCGCTGTCGGCGAACCAATTGATGACATGAAAAAAATATATCAAACCGTATATGAAGCCCAGATGAAAGCCGTGGAGCAGGTTGGGCCGGGAATGACCGGGAAAGAAGCAGACGCAATCGCGCGGGAGCATATTAATAAAGAAGGGTTCGGCGACCGCTTCGGACACAGCCTCGGTCACGGTCTTGGCATGGAAGTGCATGAACAGCCCGGTGTTTCCCCGAAAAGCGATGTCGAGCTCGAGCCGGGCATGGTAATTACCATTGAACCGGGGATTTATGTTCCGGAGCTTGGCGGCGTTCGAATAGAAGACGACGTTCTTATTACCGAAACGGGCAGCCGGAAGCTCAGTTACTCTGCAAAAGAGCTGACGATTGTCGGCAATTAA
- the folD gene encoding bifunctional methylenetetrahydrofolate dehydrogenase/methenyltetrahydrofolate cyclohydrolase FolD — MSAQLISGKEVAASLREEIKQEVASWNNGEQIPGLAVVLVGDNPASRSYVKGKQKASKEVGIHSELKELPESVTEEELLQIVKDYNDNADIHGILVQLPLPDHISDKKVIETISPDKDVDGFHPINIGRMMTGQEAFLPCTPYGIIKMLEYVGVSIEGKHAVVLGRSNIVGKPMGQLLLNKNATVTHCHSRTKDLESYMQSADILIAAIGRQEFVKGKDIKPGAVVIDVGMNRKDDGKLCGDVDFEEVSEKASYLTPVPGGVGPMTITMLLYNTLQSAKRFQRQEA, encoded by the coding sequence ATGAGCGCCCAGCTGATCAGCGGCAAAGAAGTAGCAGCTTCTTTGCGTGAAGAAATTAAGCAGGAGGTCGCCTCCTGGAATAATGGAGAGCAAATACCGGGACTTGCCGTAGTTTTAGTAGGAGACAATCCGGCTTCGAGGTCGTATGTTAAAGGAAAACAGAAGGCGTCTAAAGAAGTCGGAATCCATTCAGAATTAAAAGAACTGCCTGAGTCGGTGACTGAAGAAGAACTTCTGCAGATTGTAAAGGATTATAACGACAATGCGGATATCCACGGAATTCTTGTGCAGCTGCCGCTGCCAGATCATATTTCGGATAAAAAAGTAATTGAAACTATTTCGCCGGATAAAGATGTTGATGGATTCCATCCTATTAATATCGGCCGGATGATGACTGGCCAGGAAGCATTCCTCCCTTGTACGCCGTACGGCATTATTAAAATGCTTGAATACGTCGGCGTTTCAATTGAAGGCAAACATGCTGTTGTCCTTGGACGAAGCAACATTGTTGGTAAACCGATGGGGCAGCTGCTTTTAAATAAAAATGCCACGGTTACCCACTGCCATTCGCGCACAAAAGATCTGGAGTCATATATGCAGTCGGCAGATATTTTGATCGCGGCAATTGGCCGGCAGGAATTTGTAAAAGGAAAGGATATTAAACCGGGAGCTGTCGTGATAGACGTTGGGATGAATCGCAAGGATGACGGCAAGCTGTGCGGAGATGTTGATTTTGAGGAAGTGAGCGAAAAAGCCTCGTATCTCACACCGGTACCGGGAGGCGTCGGTCCGATGACGATCACGATGCTCCTCTACAACACGCTGCAGTCCGCTAAACGCTTTCAGCGGCAGGAGGCATGA
- a CDS encoding Asp23/Gls24 family envelope stress response protein produces MSEYTLLTIGEEKESLGNIEIARDVIEVVASIAALEVEGVYDLQGSIADDVAERFGRKSYGKGVKVDLSDSGAVVTISMLIHYGSSAPVTAKQVQENIQQTVRGMTDIHIDAVNVHIIGLQFPEEEQSLQEQEK; encoded by the coding sequence GTGAGCGAATACACGCTGCTTACGATAGGTGAAGAAAAAGAAAGCCTGGGAAATATTGAGATCGCCCGGGACGTGATTGAAGTAGTGGCAAGCATTGCCGCGCTCGAAGTCGAAGGGGTATACGACCTGCAGGGCAGCATCGCAGATGATGTTGCAGAGCGTTTCGGACGGAAATCATACGGAAAAGGCGTGAAGGTGGACCTGAGCGATAGCGGTGCGGTGGTGACAATCAGCATGCTGATTCACTACGGAAGCTCTGCGCCCGTCACGGCTAAGCAGGTCCAGGAAAACATTCAGCAGACCGTACGGGGAATGACAGATATTCACATCGATGCGGTGAACGTACACATTATCGGCCTGCAGTTCCCTGAAGAAGAGCAGTCGTTACAGGAACAGGAAAAATGA
- a CDS encoding rhodanese-like domain-containing protein — MIFEWLWVVLIAVLVFLIVRRFVGPKDLTALPQEDFIKGYRKAQLIDVREPKEYDGGHILGARNIPVSQMKQRMVEIREDQPVYLYCQSGMRSKQAAKLIKKHKGNRDIYHLKGGFKRWTGKISKKKKSA; from the coding sequence ATGATATTTGAATGGTTATGGGTAGTGCTTATTGCGGTATTAGTTTTTCTTATTGTGCGCCGGTTTGTCGGTCCGAAGGACTTAACTGCATTACCACAGGAAGATTTTATAAAAGGCTATCGTAAAGCCCAGCTTATCGATGTGCGGGAGCCGAAGGAATATGACGGCGGCCACATCCTCGGGGCCCGGAATATTCCTGTTTCCCAGATGAAGCAGCGGATGGTGGAAATCCGGGAAGACCAGCCTGTTTATTTATACTGTCAGTCAGGTATGCGTTCAAAGCAAGCGGCAAAATTGATCAAAAAGCATAAAGGGAACCGGGACATCTATCACCTGAAAGGCGGCTTCAAGCGCTGGACAGGAAAAATCAGCAAAAAGAAAAAAAGCGCATAG
- the nusB gene encoding transcription antitermination factor NusB, which yields MNRRLARLRSVQALYQMDITDVDADQAIKNSMLEDEEADEFLISAVHGVWEHLVEIDERLVDQLEHWTLERVGNVDRAILRECVHEMLYVPDIPLHVSVNEAIELAKAFGGVEAGKFVNGVLSNILSDCEREGRESE from the coding sequence ATGAATCGACGTTTAGCCAGGCTTCGGTCCGTACAGGCACTGTACCAGATGGATATTACAGATGTTGATGCAGACCAGGCAATAAAAAATTCCATGCTAGAGGATGAAGAAGCAGATGAATTTCTGATTTCTGCGGTGCATGGCGTATGGGAACACCTTGTAGAAATTGATGAACGGCTCGTAGACCAGCTTGAACACTGGACACTGGAACGGGTTGGTAACGTGGACCGGGCTATTTTAAGAGAATGCGTCCATGAAATGTTATATGTGCCTGATATTCCGCTTCACGTCAGCGTCAATGAAGCTATTGAACTGGCCAAAGCATTCGGTGGTGTAGAGGCAGGGAAATTTGTCAACGGCGTATTGTCGAATATTTTAAGTGACTGTGAACGGGAAGGGAGAGAAAGCGAATGA
- the xseA gene encoding exodeoxyribonuclease VII large subunit, which translates to MQSPADKWLSVSQLTGAIKRSIEQNPGLQKVWLRGEISNFKKHSRGHMYFTLKDEQARISAVMFAGKNKNLSFMPENGMKVLVTGSVSVYEPFGQYQMYVNAMEPDGIGQLYVRFEQLKKQLETEGLFAAEHKRALPPIPRHIVVITSPTGAAIRDIVSTLKRRFPPVKITLFPVLVQGEQAPGSITRALERVEKMSSADMVIVGRGGGSIEDLWAFNEEVVARAIRNVIVPVISAVGHETDVTIADFTADVRAATPTAAAEIAVPMISELEEKVRQLQNRLHRQMHYKVQEQRTRLAKLRRSYAFKYPARLFEQKEQDLDRMMERLEKQAVQTVKTSRQKLEDTEKRLMRQHPERLIELERQRMYEKRARLQKAMNQQVERIKATFAKSLQALELLNPLAILQRGYNVAYDENDKVLTSIAQADEGSSLRMYMTDGYLQCEVKEKGEDGFEALSRPEKER; encoded by the coding sequence ATGCAGTCACCTGCGGATAAATGGCTCTCCGTTTCCCAGCTGACGGGGGCGATCAAGCGCTCTATCGAACAAAACCCGGGGCTGCAGAAGGTATGGCTCCGCGGAGAAATCTCGAACTTTAAAAAGCACAGCAGGGGACATATGTATTTCACCCTGAAGGACGAGCAGGCGAGAATATCGGCAGTGATGTTTGCCGGAAAAAACAAAAATCTTTCCTTTATGCCGGAAAATGGCATGAAGGTGCTCGTTACAGGCAGTGTCTCTGTGTACGAGCCTTTCGGGCAGTACCAGATGTATGTGAACGCGATGGAGCCGGATGGTATCGGCCAGCTGTACGTACGCTTTGAACAGCTGAAAAAACAGCTGGAGACAGAGGGACTGTTTGCAGCGGAGCACAAGCGCGCGCTCCCTCCCATCCCAAGACATATTGTCGTCATTACGTCGCCGACGGGTGCGGCCATACGTGACATCGTTTCCACGCTGAAGCGGCGTTTCCCGCCGGTGAAAATCACGCTGTTCCCGGTGCTGGTGCAGGGAGAGCAGGCCCCGGGGTCAATCACACGGGCTCTTGAGAGAGTCGAAAAAATGAGCAGCGCGGATATGGTCATCGTTGGGCGCGGAGGCGGCTCTATCGAAGACCTGTGGGCGTTTAATGAAGAAGTGGTCGCACGGGCTATTCGGAACGTAATCGTACCGGTTATTTCCGCTGTTGGACACGAAACAGATGTTACGATTGCCGACTTCACGGCGGATGTGCGCGCAGCAACGCCGACAGCGGCTGCCGAGATAGCTGTCCCGATGATCAGCGAACTTGAAGAAAAAGTCCGACAGCTGCAGAATCGCCTGCACCGGCAGATGCATTATAAAGTTCAGGAACAGCGCACCCGGCTTGCCAAGCTCCGCCGTTCGTATGCATTTAAATACCCGGCCCGCCTGTTCGAGCAAAAAGAACAGGACCTTGACCGGATGATGGAACGGCTCGAAAAGCAGGCGGTGCAGACAGTGAAAACAAGCAGACAAAAGCTTGAAGACACAGAAAAGCGGCTTATGCGCCAGCACCCCGAGCGCTTAATCGAACTTGAACGCCAAAGAATGTACGAAAAGCGGGCCCGGCTGCAAAAAGCGATGAATCAGCAGGTGGAACGGATAAAAGCCACCTTTGCAAAATCGCTGCAGGCGCTTGAACTTCTGAACCCGCTCGCCATTTTACAGCGCGGGTACAATGTTGCTTACGATGAAAATGATAAGGTGCTGACTTCGATTGCCCAGGCAGACGAAGGAAGCAGCCTGCGGATGTATATGACAGATGGATACCTGCAATGTGAAGTTAAAGAAAAAGGGGAAGACGGCTTTGAGGCACTTTCCCGTCCGGAAAAGGAGCGGTAA
- the gcvPA gene encoding aminomethyl-transferring glycine dehydrogenase subunit GcvPA yields MDYRYLPVTGEDKEEMLKTIGVDSIGELFEDVPENIRFSGKMNLPKALGETDLLKEMKRLSDRNTNVQDCVSYLGAGVYEHYIPTVVDHVLRRSEFYTAYTPYQPEISQGELQAIFEFQTMISELTGMDIANSSMYDGPTALAEAALMAASENRGKRRTIVVSETVHPEALDVLKTYAAGPGLTVKIVPEKEGHTDLDKLEDMIDADTAGVIVQYPNFYGTIEDLAAVRQAADKENSLMIVSANPLALGALTPPGRFGADIVAGDAQPLGIPMQFGGPHCGFFATTKKHIRKVPGRLVGQTEDEAGSRGYVLTLQAREQHIRRDKATSNICSNQALNALAASVAMTALGKKGLRETAERNIKGAHFLKQLLKQKGIQIVHESPSFNEFVINLGRPAAEVNEQLFQHGIIGGYDLGEVSKDKNGQMLICVTELRTKEQLETLANHLEVLIHETV; encoded by the coding sequence ATGGATTATCGCTACCTGCCGGTAACCGGCGAGGATAAGGAAGAAATGCTTAAAACAATCGGTGTGGATTCGATCGGTGAATTGTTTGAGGACGTGCCGGAAAATATTCGTTTTTCCGGGAAGATGAATCTGCCGAAGGCTCTTGGAGAAACGGACCTTCTAAAGGAAATGAAACGCCTGAGCGACAGAAATACTAACGTGCAGGACTGCGTCTCCTACCTCGGGGCGGGAGTGTACGAGCATTATATACCAACGGTCGTTGATCACGTGCTCCGGCGCTCGGAATTCTACACCGCGTATACTCCGTACCAGCCGGAAATTTCACAGGGCGAGCTGCAGGCAATCTTTGAATTTCAAACGATGATCAGCGAACTTACAGGGATGGATATCGCCAATTCGTCTATGTATGACGGGCCAACGGCGCTTGCGGAAGCAGCACTGATGGCCGCAAGTGAAAACAGGGGAAAACGACGCACCATCGTCGTCTCGGAAACGGTTCACCCCGAAGCACTTGATGTATTGAAAACATACGCTGCAGGCCCTGGACTTACCGTGAAAATTGTTCCCGAAAAGGAAGGGCACACGGACCTGGATAAGCTTGAAGACATGATTGATGCTGATACGGCAGGAGTGATCGTACAGTACCCGAACTTTTACGGTACTATTGAAGATTTAGCTGCTGTAAGGCAGGCAGCTGATAAAGAAAACTCACTGATGATTGTTTCGGCAAATCCTCTGGCGCTCGGTGCCCTGACACCGCCAGGACGTTTCGGGGCGGATATTGTGGCAGGAGACGCCCAGCCGCTTGGTATTCCAATGCAGTTTGGCGGTCCGCACTGCGGATTTTTTGCCACGACTAAAAAGCATATCCGGAAGGTGCCCGGGCGTCTCGTCGGACAGACGGAGGATGAAGCCGGAAGCCGCGGCTACGTACTGACGCTGCAGGCAAGAGAGCAGCACATCCGCCGGGATAAAGCGACCTCCAACATTTGCTCGAACCAGGCTTTAAACGCACTGGCTGCTTCTGTGGCGATGACGGCACTAGGAAAAAAAGGCCTGCGGGAAACGGCCGAACGAAATATTAAAGGCGCCCACTTTTTAAAGCAGCTGCTCAAGCAAAAAGGGATACAGATTGTCCATGAGTCACCGTCGTTTAATGAATTTGTCATCAATCTCGGCCGCCCGGCAGCGGAGGTAAATGAACAACTATTCCAGCATGGAATCATTGGCGGTTATGATTTAGGGGAGGTCTCTAAAGATAAAAACGGACAAATGCTTATATGTGTGACTGAGCTTCGGACAAAGGAACAGCTTGAAACCCTTGCCAATCATTTGGAGGTGCTTATACATGAAACAGTCTAA
- the gcvPB gene encoding aminomethyl-transferring glycine dehydrogenase subunit GcvPB, producing the protein MKQSNQPLIFEQSKPGRVAYSLPETNIPEQSLSDILPEASIREEEPSLPEVSELQLMRHYTALSNRNYGVDSGFYPLGSCTMKYNPKINEETARMAGFAAAHPYQPEAQVQGNLEMMYDLQQALAEITGMDEVTLQPAAGAQGEWTGLMLIRALHEANGETERTEVIVPDSAHGTNPASATVAGFDHVTVRTDARGLVDLEHLKEVTSEKTAALMLTNPNTLGLFEEDIMEMADTIHQAGGRLYYDGANSNAIMGITRPGDMGFDVVHLNLHKTFTGPHGGGGPGSGPVGVKKELIPYLPGPVLMKDSGKYYWDKDRPHSIGRVKPYYGNFGINVRAYTYIRTMGAEGLKKVSEYAVLNANYLMRRLEPYFDLPYGRHCKHEFVISGRRQKKLGVRTLDMAKRLLDYGYHPPTIYFPINVEECMMIEPTETEAKETLDAFADAMIGIAKEAEEDPEMVQEAPHTTVVGRLDETLAARKPVLTYNTETSLKSMK; encoded by the coding sequence ATGAAACAGTCTAACCAGCCGTTAATTTTCGAACAAAGCAAACCAGGCAGGGTAGCGTATTCCCTCCCGGAAACGAATATACCTGAGCAAAGCCTAAGTGATATTTTGCCGGAGGCGAGCATCCGGGAGGAAGAGCCGTCTCTGCCGGAGGTGTCCGAGCTGCAGTTAATGCGTCATTATACGGCGCTTTCGAATCGAAATTACGGAGTAGATTCGGGCTTTTATCCCCTCGGGTCCTGCACGATGAAATACAATCCGAAAATTAATGAAGAAACGGCCCGTATGGCCGGTTTTGCCGCTGCGCACCCGTATCAGCCGGAGGCGCAGGTGCAGGGAAATCTCGAAATGATGTACGACCTGCAGCAGGCACTTGCCGAAATAACCGGCATGGATGAAGTGACGCTGCAGCCGGCGGCCGGCGCCCAGGGAGAGTGGACCGGCCTGATGCTGATCCGGGCGCTTCACGAGGCTAACGGGGAAACAGAACGCACAGAAGTGATCGTTCCCGATTCTGCGCACGGAACGAACCCTGCTTCAGCAACGGTGGCAGGATTCGATCACGTAACGGTCCGGACCGATGCACGCGGACTGGTGGACCTTGAGCATTTAAAAGAAGTAACGAGTGAAAAAACAGCTGCTCTCATGCTTACGAATCCGAACACACTCGGTTTGTTTGAGGAAGATATTATGGAAATGGCAGATACGATTCATCAGGCCGGCGGCCGACTCTATTATGACGGAGCCAACTCCAATGCCATCATGGGTATCACAAGACCCGGGGACATGGGATTTGATGTTGTTCACCTGAATCTGCATAAAACATTCACCGGCCCTCACGGAGGCGGGGGCCCCGGCAGCGGGCCGGTTGGCGTAAAAAAAGAGCTGATCCCTTATCTGCCCGGACCGGTGCTTATGAAAGACAGCGGTAAGTACTACTGGGACAAAGACCGTCCGCATTCCATCGGCCGTGTGAAGCCGTATTACGGCAACTTCGGTATTAACGTGCGTGCCTACACGTACATCCGTACGATGGGCGCAGAGGGACTCAAAAAAGTTTCGGAGTATGCTGTATTAAATGCCAATTATTTAATGAGACGGCTCGAGCCGTATTTTGACCTTCCGTATGGCCGCCACTGCAAGCACGAATTTGTGATTTCGGGCCGCCGCCAGAAGAAGCTCGGTGTACGTACGCTCGATATGGCTAAACGTCTGCTTGATTATGGCTACCATCCGCCGACCATTTATTTTCCGATCAATGTGGAAGAGTGCATGATGATCGAACCGACAGAAACCGAAGCGAAAGAGACGCTGGATGCATTCGCAGACGCCATGATCGGGATTGCCAAAGAAGCAGAGGAAGACCCGGAAATGGTGCAGGAAGCACCTCACACTACCGTAGTCGGCAGGCTGGACGAAACGCTCGCAGCACGTAAACCAGTGCTGACATACAATACCGAAACGTCGCTCAAGTCTATGAAATAA